Proteins from a genomic interval of Cupriavidus pauculus:
- a CDS encoding response regulator transcription factor yields the protein MRIASVEDDPAQADQIRQLLEEAGYRCTSFATGAAFLRALRDQAFDLVLMDWQLPDTSGYELVSWVRQHSGRLPPILFLTSRIDEADIVAGLSVGADDYLAKPLRPAEFIARVRALLRRAYPEAMHDDELIRQGHYVVDARRRTVAVDGQLADLSPREFDLALFLFRNIGRLMSREVIEQAVWGRAMDAGSRTLDTHVSRLRIKLALRPENGVRLSSVYSHGYRFEAAGATDATDATDA from the coding sequence ATGAGAATTGCCTCAGTCGAGGACGATCCCGCACAGGCCGACCAGATCCGGCAACTGCTCGAAGAGGCGGGCTACCGCTGCACGAGCTTTGCCACGGGCGCCGCGTTCCTGCGCGCGCTGCGCGACCAGGCGTTCGACCTGGTGCTGATGGACTGGCAACTGCCCGATACCAGCGGCTACGAGCTGGTGAGCTGGGTGCGCCAGCACTCGGGCCGCCTGCCGCCCATCCTGTTCCTGACCAGCCGGATCGACGAGGCCGACATCGTCGCGGGCCTGAGCGTGGGCGCCGACGACTACCTGGCCAAGCCGCTGCGCCCGGCCGAGTTCATCGCCCGCGTGCGCGCGCTGCTGCGCCGGGCGTATCCGGAGGCCATGCACGACGACGAGCTGATCCGCCAGGGCCACTACGTGGTGGATGCCCGGCGCCGCACCGTCGCAGTGGACGGCCAACTGGCCGACCTGTCGCCGCGCGAGTTCGACCTGGCGCTGTTCCTGTTCCGCAATATCGGCCGGCTGATGTCGCGCGAGGTGATCGAGCAGGCCGTCTGGGGCCGGGCGATGGATGCCGGCTCGCGCACGCTCGACACCCACGTGTCGCGGCTGCGCATCAAGCTGGCGCTGCGGCCCGAGAACGGCGTGCGGCTCAGCTCGGTCTACTCGCACGGCTATCGGTTCGAGGCCGCCGGTGCCACCGATGCTACCGATGCCACCGATGCCTAG
- the pelG gene encoding exopolysaccharide Pel transporter PelG, whose product MAGIGFELRKMLRRDSLSGMLSAYAYAGVISSGPWVLSILGILLIGMMSIGWVVPGALITQFQVSVTYLIACSLILTGPMQLSFTRFTSDRLFEKRADMVLSNYHAVALLCTGLAGAIGLACAVWAFDDQSVLYRLLMIAGFVIMSNIWIAAIFLSGMKQYKAIVWTFAVGYTITVLTALALRTHGLEGLLGGFVFGQLCLLVGMITLIYRNYTSHRFMSFEVFQRRYAYPSLVAIGLFYNLGIWIDKFMFWYAPSTGQPVIGPLHASIIYDIPVFLAYLAIIPGMAVFLVRIETDFVEYYDAFYNAVRGGSSLEHIEDMRNTMVQTIRLGLYEIVKVQAIASLLLFVVGGWLLRLLGISELYLPLLYVDVIGASLQVVLLGVLNIYFYLDRRREVLLLTGTFVVLNFALTRLTLSLGPAWYGYGFAVSLLIVVALALYLLDRKLDRLEYETYMLQ is encoded by the coding sequence ATGGCCGGCATTGGATTCGAACTTCGCAAGATGCTCCGGCGGGACAGCCTGTCGGGCATGCTCAGCGCCTACGCCTACGCGGGCGTCATCAGCTCGGGCCCGTGGGTGCTGTCGATCCTGGGCATCCTGCTGATCGGCATGATGTCGATCGGCTGGGTCGTGCCGGGGGCGCTGATCACGCAGTTCCAGGTGTCGGTCACGTACCTGATCGCGTGCAGCCTGATACTGACCGGGCCGATGCAGCTGTCGTTCACGCGCTTCACGTCCGACCGCCTGTTCGAGAAGCGCGCGGACATGGTGCTGTCGAACTACCACGCGGTGGCGCTGCTGTGCACCGGGCTGGCCGGCGCCATCGGCCTGGCCTGCGCGGTGTGGGCGTTCGACGACCAGTCGGTGCTGTACCGGCTGCTGATGATTGCCGGCTTCGTCATCATGAGCAACATCTGGATCGCAGCCATCTTCCTGTCGGGCATGAAGCAGTACAAGGCCATCGTCTGGACGTTCGCCGTGGGCTACACGATCACGGTGCTCACGGCGCTGGCGCTGCGCACGCACGGGCTGGAAGGGCTGCTGGGCGGCTTCGTGTTCGGCCAGCTTTGCCTGCTGGTGGGCATGATCACGCTGATCTACCGCAACTACACGAGCCACCGGTTCATGTCGTTCGAGGTCTTCCAGCGCCGCTACGCCTACCCGAGCCTGGTGGCCATCGGCCTGTTCTACAACCTGGGCATCTGGATCGACAAGTTCATGTTCTGGTACGCGCCGTCCACGGGCCAGCCCGTGATCGGGCCGCTGCATGCGTCGATCATCTACGACATCCCGGTGTTCCTGGCCTACCTGGCGATCATCCCGGGCATGGCCGTGTTCCTGGTGCGGATCGAGACCGACTTCGTCGAGTACTACGACGCGTTCTACAACGCGGTGCGCGGCGGCAGCTCGCTGGAGCACATCGAGGACATGCGCAACACGATGGTCCAGACCATCCGGCTGGGGCTGTACGAGATCGTCAAGGTGCAGGCCATCGCGTCGCTGCTGCTGTTCGTGGTGGGCGGCTGGCTGCTGCGGCTGCTGGGCATCTCCGAGCTGTATCTGCCGCTGCTGTACGTGGACGTGATCGGCGCCAGCCTGCAGGTGGTGCTGCTGGGCGTGCTGAACATCTACTTCTACCTGGACCGCCGGCGCGAGGTGCTGCTGCTGACGGGTACGTTCGTGGTGCTGAACTTCGCGCTGACCCGGCTGACGCTGTCGCTGGGGCCGGCCTGGTACGGCTACGGCTTCGCAGTGTCGCTGCTGATCGTGGTGGCGCTGGCGCTGTACCTGCTGGACCGCAAGCTCGACCGGCTGGAATACGAGACGTACATGCTGCAATAG